In Zingiber officinale cultivar Zhangliang chromosome 8B, Zo_v1.1, whole genome shotgun sequence, a single genomic region encodes these proteins:
- the LOC122014259 gene encoding cytochrome b5-like: protein MATLSKLYSMREAAEHNTREDCWVVIDGKVYDVTSYLDEHPGGDDVLLSAAGRDSTEDFEEVGHSNDARELMKAYCVGELDPDHAVIPELEVFRKDQSSGFTNKLKNITLEYWAATAVIGIAVVAGILYSRKS from the exons ATGGCGACCTTAAGCAAGCTGTACTCGATGCGCGAGGCCGCGGAGCACAACACCAGGGAGGATTGCTGGGTCGTCATAGACGGCAAG GTGTATGACGTGACTTCATATCTGGATGAACACCCTGGAGGAGATGATGTGCTCCTTTCAGCTGCAG GGAGGGACTCGACGGAAGATTTTGAAGAAGTTGGGCACAGCAATGATGCTCGTGAACTGATGAAAGCCTATTGTGTTGGGGAGTTAGACCCGGACCATGCTGTTATCCCTGAGCTTGAAGTTTTCAGGAAGGACCAATCCTCTGGTTTTACCAACAAGCTCAAGAACATAACCTTGGAGTACTGGGCTGCAACGGCAGTCATCGGAATCGCGGTAGTCGCTGGCATTCTGTACTCACGCAAAAGTTGA